The following coding sequences lie in one Cronobacter universalis NCTC 9529 genomic window:
- the mdtC gene encoding multidrug efflux RND transporter permease subunit MdtC has product MKFYALFIYRPVATILLSIAVTLCGVLGFRLLPVAPLPQVDFPVIMVSASLPGASPETMASSVATPLERSLGRIAGVNEMTSTSSLGSTRIILEFNFDRDINGAARDVQAAINAAQSLLPSGMPSRPTYRKANPSDAPIMILTLTSDTFSQGELYDYASTQLAQTIAQIDGVGDVDVGGSSLPAVRVALNPQALFNQGVSLDTVRSAISNANVRRPQGAIEDDERRWQLQTNDELKTAAEYEPLIVHYNNGAAVHLRDVATVTDSVQDVRNAGMTNARPAILLMIRKLPEANIIETVDRIRAALPELRDTIPAAIDMQIAQDRSPTIRASLAEVEQSLAISVGLVILVVFLFLRSGRATLIPAVAVPVSLIGTFAAMYLCGFSLNNLSLMALTIATGFVVDDAIVVLENISRHLEAGVKPLQAALQGVREVGFTVLSMSLSLVAVFLPLLLMGGLPGRLFREFAVTLSVAIGISLVVSLTLTPMMCGWLLKAKPREETRSRVGVNRLLLALQGGYARSLGWVLNHARLVGLVLLATIALNIWLYVSIPKTFFPEQDTGRLMGGIQADQSISFQAMRGKLQDFMKIIREDPAVDNVTGFTGGSRVNSGMMFISLKPLGERTESAQQVIDRLRKKLAREPGASLFLMAVQDIRVGGRQSNASYQYTLLSDDLAALREWEPKIRQALAKLPQLADVNSDQQDNGAEMSLVYDRESMARLGISVQDANSLLNNAFGQRQISTIYQPLNQYKVVMEVDPRYTQDISALDQMFVMNSEGKPIPLSWFAKWLPANAPLSVNHQGLSAASTIAFNLPTGVSLSEASDAITRTMTSLGVPSSVRGSFAGTAQVFQETMNSQVILILAAIATVYIVLGMLYESYVHPLTILSTLPSAGVGALLALEAFDAPFSLIALIGIMLLIGIVKKNAIMMVDFALEAQRNGQLSARDAIFQACLLRFRPIMMTTLAALFGALPLMIASGDGAELRQPLGITIVGGLVMSQLLTLYTTPVVYLFFDRLRLRFSRRAKPEDTLTASE; this is encoded by the coding sequence GTGAAGTTTTACGCGCTCTTTATCTACCGTCCGGTGGCGACGATCCTGCTCTCCATCGCCGTGACGCTCTGCGGCGTGCTGGGCTTCCGGCTGCTGCCGGTGGCCCCGCTGCCGCAGGTCGATTTCCCGGTCATTATGGTCAGCGCATCGCTGCCGGGCGCGTCGCCGGAGACAATGGCCTCGTCGGTCGCGACACCGCTTGAACGCTCGCTCGGGCGCATTGCTGGCGTCAACGAAATGACCTCCACCAGCTCGCTTGGCAGCACGCGCATTATTCTGGAGTTTAATTTCGATCGCGATATCAACGGCGCGGCGCGCGACGTGCAGGCGGCGATCAACGCCGCGCAAAGCCTGTTGCCGAGCGGAATGCCTTCGCGCCCGACGTACCGCAAAGCGAACCCGTCTGACGCGCCGATCATGATCCTCACGCTCACCTCGGACACCTTCTCCCAGGGCGAGCTTTATGATTACGCCTCGACGCAGCTCGCCCAGACCATCGCCCAGATTGACGGCGTGGGGGATGTCGACGTGGGCGGCAGCTCGCTGCCCGCCGTCAGGGTGGCGCTCAATCCGCAGGCGCTCTTTAACCAGGGCGTCTCGCTGGATACGGTGCGCAGCGCCATCAGCAACGCCAACGTGCGCCGTCCGCAGGGCGCGATAGAAGACGACGAGCGCCGCTGGCAGTTGCAGACCAATGATGAACTCAAAACCGCCGCGGAATATGAGCCGCTGATCGTTCACTACAATAACGGCGCGGCGGTGCATCTGCGCGACGTGGCGACGGTGACCGATTCGGTGCAGGACGTGCGCAACGCGGGCATGACCAACGCCAGACCGGCCATTTTGCTGATGATCCGCAAACTCCCGGAAGCCAATATCATCGAGACGGTAGACCGCATCCGCGCCGCGCTGCCGGAGCTGCGCGACACCATCCCCGCCGCCATCGATATGCAAATCGCGCAGGATCGCTCGCCGACCATTCGCGCGTCGCTGGCCGAAGTGGAACAGTCGCTGGCGATTTCGGTCGGCCTGGTGATTCTGGTGGTGTTCCTGTTTCTGCGCTCCGGGCGCGCGACGCTGATTCCTGCCGTCGCGGTGCCGGTATCGCTTATCGGCACCTTCGCCGCCATGTATCTGTGCGGTTTCAGCCTCAATAACCTCTCGTTGATGGCGCTGACTATCGCCACCGGTTTTGTGGTGGATGACGCCATCGTGGTGCTGGAAAATATCTCGCGCCACCTTGAAGCGGGCGTCAAACCGCTCCAGGCGGCGCTTCAGGGCGTGCGTGAGGTGGGCTTTACGGTGCTCTCCATGAGCCTGTCGCTGGTGGCGGTCTTTCTGCCGCTGCTGCTGATGGGCGGGCTGCCGGGGCGGCTGTTCCGGGAGTTTGCCGTCACGCTCTCGGTCGCCATCGGGATTTCGCTGGTGGTGTCGCTGACGCTCACCCCGATGATGTGCGGCTGGCTGCTGAAGGCCAAACCGCGTGAAGAGACCCGCAGTCGCGTCGGCGTCAATCGCCTGTTGCTTGCGCTGCAGGGCGGATACGCCCGCTCGCTCGGCTGGGTGCTGAACCACGCCCGGCTGGTCGGGCTGGTGCTGCTCGCCACCATCGCGCTGAATATCTGGCTCTATGTTTCCATTCCCAAAACCTTTTTCCCGGAGCAGGACACCGGGCGGCTGATGGGCGGCATTCAGGCCGACCAGAGTATCTCGTTCCAGGCGATGCGCGGCAAATTACAGGATTTCATGAAAATCATCCGCGAAGATCCGGCGGTGGATAACGTCACCGGCTTTACCGGCGGCTCGCGGGTGAACAGCGGCATGATGTTTATCTCGCTCAAACCGCTCGGCGAGCGTACCGAAAGCGCCCAGCAGGTGATTGACCGGCTGCGTAAAAAGCTCGCGCGCGAGCCGGGCGCGAGCCTCTTTTTAATGGCGGTGCAGGATATCCGCGTCGGCGGGCGGCAGTCGAACGCCAGTTATCAGTACACGCTGCTGTCAGACGATCTGGCGGCGCTGCGCGAATGGGAGCCGAAAATCCGCCAGGCGCTCGCTAAACTGCCGCAGCTTGCGGATGTGAACTCCGATCAGCAGGACAACGGCGCGGAGATGAGCCTGGTGTATGACCGCGAATCGATGGCGCGGCTTGGCATCAGCGTGCAGGACGCCAACAGCCTGCTGAATAACGCCTTCGGCCAGCGCCAGATTTCGACCATCTATCAGCCGCTTAACCAGTACAAAGTGGTGATGGAAGTTGACCCGCGTTACACCCAGGATATCAGCGCGCTCGATCAGATGTTCGTGATGAACAGCGAAGGCAAGCCGATCCCGCTCTCGTGGTTTGCGAAATGGCTGCCCGCCAACGCGCCGCTGTCGGTTAACCATCAGGGGCTGTCGGCGGCGTCGACCATCGCGTTTAACCTGCCGACCGGCGTGTCGCTCTCGGAAGCCAGCGACGCCATCACCCGCACCATGACCTCGCTTGGCGTGCCGTCGTCGGTGCGCGGCAGCTTCGCCGGTACGGCGCAGGTTTTCCAGGAGACGATGAATTCGCAGGTGATCTTAATCCTCGCGGCCATCGCTACGGTCTATATCGTGCTCGGGATGCTGTATGAGAGTTATGTGCATCCGCTTACTATTCTCTCCACGCTGCCGTCGGCGGGCGTCGGCGCGCTGCTGGCGCTGGAGGCGTTCGATGCCCCGTTTAGCCTTATCGCGCTTATCGGTATTATGCTATTGATTGGTATCGTGAAGAAGAACGCGATAATGATGGTGGACTTCGCGCTGGAAGCCCAGCGCAACGGCCAGCTCAGCGCCCGCGACGCCATTTTCCAGGCCTGCCTGCTGCGTTTTCGCCCGATCATGATGACGACGCTGGCGGCGCTGTTCGGCGCGCTGCCGCTGATGATTGCAAGCGGCGACGGCGCGGAGCTGCGCCAGCCGCTCGGCATTACGATTGTCGGCGGGCTGGTGATGAGCCAGTTGCTGACGCTCTATACCACGCCGGTGGTCTATCTCTTCTTCGACCGACTGCGCCTGCGTTTTTCGCGCCGGGCGAAACCTGAGGACACCCTGACCGCGAGCGAATAA
- the mdtD gene encoding MFS transporter — protein MTDLPQNVRWQLWIVAFGFFMQALDTTIVNTALPSMASSLGESPLRMHMVIVSYVLTVAVMLPASGWLADRVGVRNIFFTAIVLFTLGSLFCAQSSTLNELVAARVLQGIGGAMMVPVGRLTVMKIVPRDQYMAAMTFVTLPGQVGPLLGPALGGLLVEYASWHWIFFINLPVGIAGAAATLWLMPNYTMQTRRFDFSGFLLLAFGMAALTIALDGYRSTGLSPAGLGALVAGGSAATLFYLLHARGNERALFSLRLFHTRTFSLGLFGSLCGRIGSGMLPFMTPVFLQIGLGFSPFHAGLMMMPMVLGSMGIKRIVVQVVNRFGYRRVLVASTLSLALVTLLFMGVALAGWYWLLPVVMLFQGMVNSVRFSTMNTLTLRDLPDEMASSGNSLLSMVMQLSMSLGVSIAGLLLGAFGHNQLAADSGDAHGIFFWTYLCMALIIALPALVFARVPDDISKNAVIARRKRSAS, from the coding sequence ATGACCGACCTGCCCCAGAACGTACGCTGGCAATTGTGGATCGTCGCATTCGGCTTTTTTATGCAGGCGCTGGATACCACTATCGTCAATACCGCCCTCCCCTCGATGGCCTCGAGCCTCGGGGAGAGCCCGCTGCGGATGCACATGGTCATCGTCTCGTATGTGCTGACGGTGGCGGTGATGCTGCCCGCGAGCGGCTGGCTGGCGGACCGCGTCGGGGTGCGCAATATCTTCTTCACCGCCATTGTGCTGTTCACGCTCGGCTCGCTGTTTTGCGCGCAGTCGTCGACGCTCAATGAGCTGGTGGCGGCGCGCGTGTTGCAGGGCATCGGCGGCGCGATGATGGTGCCGGTCGGCAGGCTGACGGTGATGAAAATCGTCCCGCGCGATCAGTACATGGCGGCGATGACGTTTGTGACGCTCCCCGGCCAGGTGGGGCCGCTGCTCGGCCCGGCGCTCGGCGGGCTGCTGGTGGAGTACGCCTCCTGGCACTGGATCTTTTTCATCAACCTGCCGGTAGGCATTGCCGGTGCCGCCGCGACGCTCTGGCTGATGCCGAACTACACCATGCAGACGCGGCGTTTCGATTTCTCGGGCTTTCTGCTGCTCGCCTTCGGCATGGCGGCGCTGACGATTGCGCTCGACGGCTACCGCAGCACTGGTCTTTCCCCTGCCGGGCTTGGCGCGCTGGTGGCGGGCGGCAGCGCGGCCACGCTGTTCTACCTCTTGCACGCGCGCGGCAACGAGCGGGCGCTGTTCAGCCTGCGGCTTTTCCATACCCGCACCTTTTCATTGGGGCTGTTCGGCAGCTTATGCGGGCGCATCGGCAGCGGGATGCTGCCGTTTATGACGCCGGTCTTTTTACAGATTGGCCTCGGCTTCTCCCCTTTTCACGCCGGGCTGATGATGATGCCGATGGTGCTTGGCAGCATGGGGATCAAACGCATTGTGGTACAGGTGGTGAACCGCTTTGGCTACCGCCGTGTGCTGGTGGCCTCTACGCTTTCGCTCGCGCTTGTGACCCTGCTGTTTATGGGCGTGGCGCTGGCGGGCTGGTACTGGCTGCTGCCGGTGGTCATGCTCTTTCAGGGGATGGTGAACTCGGTGCGTTTCTCGACGATGAACACGCTGACGCTGCGCGATCTGCCCGATGAGATGGCGAGTAGCGGCAACAGCCTGCTGTCGATGGTGATGCAGCTCTCCATGAGCCTTGGGGTCAGCATCGCGGGCCTGCTGCTTGGCGCGTTTGGCCATAATCAGCTCGCCGCCGACAGCGGCGACGCCCACGGCATCTTTTTCTGGACCTATTTGTGCATGGCGCTAATCATCGCCCTGCCAGCGCTGGTCTTCGCCCGCGTCCCTGACGATATCAGTAAAAACGCCGTCATCGCGCGGCGCAAAAGGAGTGCTTCATGA